ACGATCACAGTCACGGCAGCGTCGGACACCACTGCGGTTCTCGCCTCGACGACTCTCGATGCCATGAACAAACGCCAAACCAGCGTGATTTTGGGCAGCGCCGGCGCGTTAGAGCTGGTTAATCTCGCGGATGATTGAGTTTCGTAGTTGTGCCTTCAGGCACAGAGCGTGAAGGGTCTACTACGAAAGTTATTTTCATAGGATAGTATGACAACTTTTTGTGAGGCAAAATCATGAAACGAAACTTTCTTGTCATGTTCATGGCAGCGCTGTTGTTGCCGGCGCTGCTTTTGGCGGGAACCACGGGAAAGATCAAAGGCAAAGTGACGGACCGGGAAACCGGCGAACCTTTGCCCGGGGCCAACGTGGTGGTCGCCGGCACAACTTTGGGTGCGGCTTCGAATCTTAACGGCGATTTCGTCATTCTCAACGTGCCGCCGGGTGTGTATACCGCCAAAGCCACGTTCGTCGGCTACCAGGAGGTCAGCATTGCCAATCTCCGCGTCAATGCGGATTTGACGACGGAGGCGAATTTCAAGATGCCGGCCACCGTGGTGGAAGTGGGCGAAGTCAGCATCGTTGCCGAGCGGCCGCTGGTGAATAAAAATGCCACGAATGCTGTGCGCATTCAAAGCGCGGAAGATATACAAAATCTGCCGGTGCGCGGCGTCGGCGCGGCGATAGCTTTGCAGCCCGGCGTGGTGGTGCAAAACGGCCTCTTGTACATCCGCGGCGGGCGCATGGATGAGGTCGGATATTATCTCGAAGGCGCCACCACGCGCGACGCCAACAGTGGCGTGAATGCGGTGACGGTGATTCCCGAAGCGCTGGAAGAGCTGCAAATCCAAGCCGGCGGCTTCAATGCCGAATTTGGCGGCGCCAATGCCGGCATCATTCGCCAGACCTTGAAATCCGGCAGCAGCGATTACCATTTCTCTTTCCAGGGAGAGACCGACAATGTGGTCAAGGCGGGAAATCAATTTCTGAACACCTATTCTTACGGGCACACGGACTACACGCTGACGTTCAGCGGCCCGGTACCGAAGACCAACAACAAGCTGCGGCTTTTTCTGGCCGGACAAAACGTTTTTGATCGCGACCGCATCGCGCAATTCTGGAAGGGCTTTGATTTCAACCACGCGCCGACTTACATGGACGAGCATAACTTTCCGCTCGTTTTCACCAACAATAGCGGCCAGCCGCTGGAAGCGCTCGTCCAACAGCAAGGCATTCACATGCGCGACGGCATCATTCCGGCGACGGCGCGAAACTTGTGGATCGGAAACGGCACGATCGTGTATGATGCCAATCCCTTCATTTTCCGGCTGGGCGGCTCCTTCTCCTTTCAGCGCCAGGACGGCATCGGCGGTTTTCCAAATTACGTTGCCAACATGTTCAATCGCGACCGCACCCGGGTGGATGAATTGAGCACGGGTTTGGTCAATCTGAAATTCACCCACGTGCTCGGCGCCCGCTCATTCTACGAAATCAACTTGAACTACTTCGACCGCCGCCAGGTGGGCTATGATCCCATTTTCAAGCACAACATCTGGGCCTACTGGGATAGCGTGGCCAATGCGGAGAAGGGAGTAAGTTTTTTTAGCTGGAAGGACGCCACTCTCTGGCGCGGCGGCAATTCGTTTGATATTCACGGATTCGACTTCATCGCTCCGGGCGCGCCCTCGGGCGGGCAAGGCGTTTCCGGGTTTGGCGGCGTCGCTTATGCCAAGAGCAAACGCGGGTACCTGGGCGGCTCTTTGGCTTTTACCACACAGTATCGTTCGCACGAGCTGAAGCTGGGTGCTGCTTATGAGCGGTGGACCTCACGAAGCTTTGGCGCGGTGCCGCGCACGCTGTTGACTTCGGCGCGCGCCAACCCGGATGTTCTGCGCGGCGCCTTGGCCGGCAATCCGAGCGATGTCGCCGCATTTGCCTCCAGTGTCGGCACGCAGCAATATTTTACTTATGGCTATGACGCCTTCGGCAATGAGATTGATGTCAAGGGGCCGGATGGGCCGCGGTATCCGCAGTATTTTTCCGGTTACGCGCAAGACCGCTTCGAGATTTCTGATCTGGTGATCAACGCCGGCTTGCGCCTCGACGTGATCGACAACGATGATTTTACATTTGCCGATCCCGGCAATCCGCCGTGGGATCGCGACAATCACGGCTTGTTTGTGGAGCAGTTGGTTAAAAAGGAGGCGGATGTCGAGGTCAGTCCCCGTTTGGGCTTGGCCTTTCCGGTCACCGATCGCACGGTGTTCCATTTGCAATACGGCAAATTCGTGCAGGCGCCGGCGTTCGCCAACATTTACCACGGCTCGACTTGGTACGACGCCTTGTTTTTGGGCGGTACCTCCTTCCAGGCGAACTTGGTCGGCCTCGGGCTGAAGCCGGAAAAAACCATTCAATATGAAATCGGCTTCAATCAACAGTTTGCCGACAACGCCGCCTTTGACGTCACCCTCTTTTACAAAAACATCAGCGGCCAATTGCAAACCGCCAGGGTTCTCACCGATCCGACCTCGCAGGCATTTTCTTACAACGTTTTGATCAACGGCGATTTTGCCACGACCTCCGGCGTGGAACTGTCGCTAACACTGCGGCGCACGAATCGGGTGTCCGCGCAATTGAATTATACCTTCTCGCGCTCTCTGGGAACCGGCTCGGTGAGCAACAGCGCCATTGCCGGCATCGAGCTTGGCCAGGAATTGCCAACGGTGATTTCGCCGCTGGATTTCCACCGGCCGCATCGCGGCTCGATCAATTTCGACTATCGCTTTGGCAAAGGCGACGGCGGGCGCTGGTTGGAGCGCACCGGCTTGAATCTGTTGTTCACTTTCACCAGCGGCCATCCGTTTACGCTGGCCAAAGGCGATTTTGGCCAGCAAGACCCCTCGATGGCCGGTGAAATTACCGATCCGCGTTCACGCGTGCCGTTGGAAAACGTGAATGCCTCGCTCACGCCCTGGAACACGCAACTGAACCTTCGTCTCGATCGCACCATCGACCTCGGGCCGCTCGAAGCCAATCTTTATTTTTACGTGCAGAACCTGACCAATCGCCGGAACGTAATCAACGTTTACGACCGGACCGGCAATGCGTTCAATGATGGCTTTTTGGACGACGCGGCCCTGAGCAGCGCCATCGTTCAAGCCAACGGCGGTCCGGCTTTCGAAGCGCTGCACCGCGCCATCAATTTGAATGGAAACGGCACGAATTATTCCCGCAATACCGGCCTGGCCTTGCTGGGCCAGCCGCGCACCCTTCGTTTCGGCGCGAGGATTCAGTTTTAATTTGACAATAACTTTTGTAGTAGCTCCTTCAGGAGCCGGAGTTTCACGATCATATGGCGCCTAAAGGCGCTACTACGAAAAATCACTTTACGGAGGCATGAGAAATGAGAAAAAAATTTTACCCTCTTCTTTTCATCTTTTTCGCAGCCACGCTGTTCATAGCTCATGAACAGGGGCGCGCCGTTGAAGGAAGAAATCGCAAGCCGGCGTCGTCCGGCTTGGCCAACACGGCTGCCGACTTGAGAACCGGCCGGACTCTGATCAACATCGGCAATGTGGCGATGTGGGTTCTCTCTGACGGCAAATCGGCCACCGACCCGGATATCAGCGCGCCGGGGTTGTATTTCCCGCGCGGCACCAATCCGCAGGTGGCGACGATTTTTCAAGACGGTTTTATTTGGGGCGGCCGCGTCAACGATGGCCGCACGCCGGCGATTCGAGTGGGCGGCCAGGATTTCATCATCGGCACGACGCCCGGCGCCATCATCTCGCGCGGCGTCGCCGAAGATGTCAATGACAAGATAAACGTCGATCGCGTTTGGCGTGTGCGCCGGGATTTTGCCACTGCCGATCTGCGCCAGGATGCCGCGGAATTCTACAAGACCACGGCGCCCAACGTCAGCGAAGCGCAAATCCAAGAACTGCGCGATCTCTATCGCCAGGACTGGATTGACTGGCCGGCGAGAAAGGGCGCGCCCTTTTATGACGCCAACCATGACGGCGTCTACACGCCGCAATTCAACGCCGACGGCACGCCTGTGCTTTTTCCGCAGGCGGATGAGCCGGGTTATGCCGATGGCGATCAGGTCGTTTGGCTGGTGGCCAACGATTTGAATGCGGCGCGGGTGAACACGTTCTCAGGATCGCCATCGATTGGGATTGAAATGCAGCTCACGCTCTGGGCCTATCGCCGCGCCGATGCCTTGGGCAACGTCATCTTCAAGCAATTTCGCCTCATCTACAAAGGCACGGAGACCACGCCGGCAAACGCCACCATCGATAGCATGTATTTCTGCCAGTTTGTCGATCCGGACCTCGGCAGTTTTGGCGATGATTATGTCGGCTGCGACACCACCCTGAGCCTGGGTTTTGTCTATAACTCCCAAGCCGTTGATGGCAATTACGCGGCGATAGGACTGCCGCCGCCGGCCGCGGGTTACGATTTCTTTGCCGGCCCGCTCGTGCCGGATCCGAATGAGAAGGCGATTTTCGGTTTGAAAGAGCGACGCGGCTTTCGCAATTTGCCGATGACCTCGTTTGCGTTTTTTGCCGCCGGCCAAAACGATCGCGATCCGGATACCGGCAACAACGATTATCTCAGCACGCTGCAATGG
The window above is part of the candidate division KSB1 bacterium genome. Proteins encoded here:
- a CDS encoding TonB-dependent receptor; translated protein: MKRNFLVMFMAALLLPALLLAGTTGKIKGKVTDRETGEPLPGANVVVAGTTLGAASNLNGDFVILNVPPGVYTAKATFVGYQEVSIANLRVNADLTTEANFKMPATVVEVGEVSIVAERPLVNKNATNAVRIQSAEDIQNLPVRGVGAAIALQPGVVVQNGLLYIRGGRMDEVGYYLEGATTRDANSGVNAVTVIPEALEELQIQAGGFNAEFGGANAGIIRQTLKSGSSDYHFSFQGETDNVVKAGNQFLNTYSYGHTDYTLTFSGPVPKTNNKLRLFLAGQNVFDRDRIAQFWKGFDFNHAPTYMDEHNFPLVFTNNSGQPLEALVQQQGIHMRDGIIPATARNLWIGNGTIVYDANPFIFRLGGSFSFQRQDGIGGFPNYVANMFNRDRTRVDELSTGLVNLKFTHVLGARSFYEINLNYFDRRQVGYDPIFKHNIWAYWDSVANAEKGVSFFSWKDATLWRGGNSFDIHGFDFIAPGAPSGGQGVSGFGGVAYAKSKRGYLGGSLAFTTQYRSHELKLGAAYERWTSRSFGAVPRTLLTSARANPDVLRGALAGNPSDVAAFASSVGTQQYFTYGYDAFGNEIDVKGPDGPRYPQYFSGYAQDRFEISDLVINAGLRLDVIDNDDFTFADPGNPPWDRDNHGLFVEQLVKKEADVEVSPRLGLAFPVTDRTVFHLQYGKFVQAPAFANIYHGSTWYDALFLGGTSFQANLVGLGLKPEKTIQYEIGFNQQFADNAAFDVTLFYKNISGQLQTARVLTDPTSQAFSYNVLINGDFATTSGVELSLTLRRTNRVSAQLNYTFSRSLGTGSVSNSAIAGIELGQELPTVISPLDFHRPHRGSINFDYRFGKGDGGRWLERTGLNLLFTFTSGHPFTLAKGDFGQQDPSMAGEITDPRSRVPLENVNASLTPWNTQLNLRLDRTIDLGPLEANLYFYVQNLTNRRNVINVYDRTGNAFNDGFLDDAALSSAIVQANGGPAFEALHRAINLNGNGTNYSRNTGLALLGQPRTLRFGARIQF